A single genomic interval of Thermovibrio guaymasensis harbors:
- a CDS encoding ferredoxin domain-containing protein — protein MSFPYYGAVKNVAELMCCSAITAPKGKGVNLIYTKIFEGEEKERVADLMEKIGKEREIPFFIRDARNIRDSLLVVFIGTEVKPRGVPFCGFCGFEDCERSVKAGAYCSYAVGDLGIAIGSAVKVASDNNIDNRVMFSFGKAAIFGGFVPEKVKLGYGIPLSISGKNIFFDRKL, from the coding sequence ATGAGCTTCCCTTACTATGGGGCAGTAAAGAACGTGGCAGAACTTATGTGCTGTAGCGCCATAACTGCACCTAAGGGGAAAGGCGTAAATCTCATATATACGAAAATTTTTGAAGGTGAGGAAAAGGAAAGGGTTGCAGATTTAATGGAAAAGATTGGAAAAGAAAGGGAAATTCCCTTCTTCATAAGGGATGCAAGGAACATTAGGGACTCCCTCTTAGTGGTATTTATAGGAACGGAAGTTAAACCTAGAGGAGTTCCTTTTTGCGGTTTCTGCGGTTTTGAAGACTGTGAAAGGTCAGTTAAGGCAGGGGCTTACTGTTCATACGCAGTTGGAGATTTGGGAATTGCAATAGGTTCAGCAGTAAAAGTTGCAAGTGATAACAACATTGACAACAGAGTTATGTTCTCCTTCGGAAAAGCTGCAATCTTTGGAGGGTTTGTCCCTGAAAAGGTAAAGCTGGGTTACGGAATACCTCTCTCAATCAGTGGAAAGAACATTTTCTTTGACAGGAAGTTATAA
- a CDS encoding magnesium transporter CorA family protein gives MENVAWLVVPSGKTLTTVTSPISALIENPTFLKKRPIWIHLRRIDEQAEELLSKEFKVNELSIEDCKTEERSKIENFDSYIFFLLVYYDGGISRQKKLCIFWGKDFIVTIGSRRLFEEAKKELSLEDEPFKEGTEKVLWIISSIITEKFKQVTDILEEQADDIEAKVFKEQNPELLEDISDLSYEILTLRRALKQIRDSFKLGMSYCGKFSSPENVHYFRDLLDEISILYDRAETLHEFIQNVLNVFSSLVSFKLNEIMKTLTIFVAVLEPLMFISSFYGMNVENLPLAQKSYGIAVISLFMFLISVSLIYYFKRKRWI, from the coding sequence ATGGAAAACGTAGCCTGGCTCGTCGTTCCTTCGGGCAAAACCTTAACAACGGTAACCTCTCCCATTTCTGCCCTCATAGAAAACCCCACCTTCCTGAAGAAGAGACCCATCTGGATACACCTTAGAAGGATTGACGAGCAGGCTGAGGAGCTCCTAAGCAAAGAGTTTAAAGTTAATGAGCTCTCAATTGAGGACTGTAAGACTGAGGAGCGCTCAAAGATTGAAAACTTTGACAGTTACATATTTTTCCTCCTGGTATACTATGACGGAGGAATAAGCAGGCAGAAGAAGCTCTGTATATTCTGGGGAAAGGACTTTATAGTAACAATAGGCAGCAGGAGGCTATTTGAGGAGGCAAAGAAAGAACTATCCCTAGAGGACGAGCCCTTCAAAGAGGGAACGGAAAAGGTCCTCTGGATAATATCATCCATAATAACGGAAAAGTTCAAACAGGTAACGGATATACTTGAAGAGCAGGCAGACGACATTGAAGCCAAAGTCTTTAAGGAGCAAAACCCAGAGCTCCTTGAGGACATTTCCGACCTTTCATACGAAATATTGACTCTAAGGAGAGCTTTAAAGCAGATAAGGGATTCATTTAAGCTGGGAATGTCCTACTGTGGAAAGTTCTCAAGCCCGGAAAACGTCCACTACTTTAGAGACCTACTTGACGAGATAAGTATCCTCTACGATAGGGCTGAAACCCTTCACGAGTTCATCCAGAACGTCTTAAACGTCTTTTCCTCTCTAGTCTCCTTTAAGCTTAACGAAATTATGAAAACCCTAACGATTTTCGTTGCCGTCCTTGAGCCTCTAATGTTCATATCCTCCTTCTACGGAATGAACGTTGAGAACCTGCCCCTTGCCCAAAAGAGCTACGGAATAGCTGTGATA